Proteins encoded within one genomic window of Citrobacter amalonaticus Y19:
- a CDS encoding spore coat protein U domain-containing protein, with amino-acid sequence MIVRALLLLLLMAAPGAWAACTVNTTTGAFGSVSSFTVNSTEQATSANLLVQCDVVLGLLNNDTVTLTYTGATVSTGTRASLKRTDNLTVTDAVPVRLCGQSGCASNSEIAIGGSYTWSGSTLLALLGSTRFTLPLFFRTSTGQNVSAGPYQVTLNFNVYYNICQVGALGLCVTTQTNTVATTMQLNLTVTNDCITINAPNVNFGSAPLVKNFPAISQAVSITCTKGSTYTVGINNGSYANGNVRNMASGNNRLSYEIYKASTTNRWGSVGTERWASSASSSTSSDGLLRTYNYTASVLPNQSTPPAGTYTDTVVVDIAF; translated from the coding sequence ATGATCGTGCGCGCGCTGTTGTTGTTACTGCTGATGGCAGCGCCAGGAGCGTGGGCGGCCTGTACCGTAAACACCACGACGGGGGCATTTGGCAGCGTCTCTTCGTTTACCGTCAACAGTACGGAACAGGCGACCAGCGCCAATCTGCTGGTGCAATGCGACGTGGTGCTGGGGCTACTGAATAACGATACGGTGACGCTGACCTATACCGGGGCGACGGTGTCAACAGGCACTCGAGCCAGTCTCAAGCGCACGGATAATTTGACAGTGACGGACGCGGTGCCGGTGCGACTGTGCGGTCAGTCTGGCTGCGCCAGCAACAGCGAAATCGCCATCGGCGGCAGCTACACCTGGAGTGGCAGTACGCTGTTAGCGCTGTTAGGTTCCACGCGCTTTACGTTACCGCTTTTCTTTCGCACCAGCACCGGACAGAACGTCAGTGCCGGGCCGTATCAGGTGACGCTCAATTTCAACGTTTATTACAACATCTGTCAGGTGGGCGCGCTGGGGCTGTGCGTCACCACGCAAACTAATACGGTCGCGACCACCATGCAGCTTAACCTGACGGTGACTAATGACTGCATCACCATCAACGCGCCGAACGTCAATTTCGGCAGTGCGCCGCTGGTTAAAAACTTTCCCGCCATTTCGCAGGCGGTTTCTATTACCTGCACCAAGGGCAGCACCTACACGGTAGGGATTAATAACGGCAGTTACGCCAACGGCAATGTGCGCAATATGGCGAGCGGCAACAATCGCCTGAGCTACGAAATTTACAAAGCGAGTACCACCAACCGCTGGGGGAGCGTCGGCACGGAGCGCTGGGCCAGCAGCGCCTCATCCTCCACCAGTAGCGATGGTCTGCTACGAACCTACAACTACACCGCCAGCGTGTTGCCCAACCAGTCCACACCTCCCGCCGGGACGTACACCGACACGGTGGTGGTGGATATCGCCTTCTGA
- a CDS encoding fimbria/pilus outer membrane usher protein, translated as MTTFLITSGICRAESGDDALPPPPDARAIDQQAVFHLALIVNHYDTQRVVPVIQRAGEFYVSRDDLQQAGLPGENLPQGEVNVSRLPQVTTQYDSSGQRLLLSVPQDWLPERATSFGGEATVNEARNGRGALLNYDFYSSHSQNGDSQASIWHELRVFNDVGSLSSTGYVRQNLTGDDNQQDGYVRYDTVFTATHEADATQWRVGDVISDALSWSNSVRVGGVSWGRDFSLRPDLVTWPLPEFSGEAAVPTAVDLFINGYRAGSTELQPGPFTLTNLPYINGAGDAVLVTRDALGRQVSTTLPFYVASNLLKTGVSDGAVTLGSLRRNYGVDNFDYGPTVGSASYRYGVNDYLTLESHDEGAEELALGGVGSLVKLGRLGVVNGAWTESRMRGKSGNQINWGYQYSTAEFSVATQHSRRERGFGNLALYDQSPLVDNDNQPLASLSQRSDQYSLTFNMGAFGNIGAAWIGIRSFDSQKTELLNLSWSRNLWGSSSLYLSASRDNQQGDWTLAMSVQIPLGERDSAAVSMEKTPDAGQTQRINYNHSMPTDGGFSWNLAWARQSQARDYQQATLGWRNRNIELQGGAYGESDAMTWWGEAMGSLVLMENQLFAANKINDAFVLVSTDGHPDVPVNYENQPVGHTNDRGYLLISGVSAYYPASYSINTLNLPADTRLKETERKVALRRQSGFLVDFPMEQERVASVILHDENGHALPVASQVMRDHKSPAVVGYDGIVWLENLDEVNPLRVVTPEGKRCETHFTLTANPEHKLQTYGPLVCRQRAG; from the coding sequence ATGACGACCTTTCTTATCACCAGCGGGATCTGTCGCGCGGAGTCGGGGGATGATGCGCTCCCGCCGCCACCCGATGCCCGCGCCATCGATCAACAAGCGGTTTTTCATCTGGCGCTGATCGTAAACCATTACGACACGCAGCGCGTGGTGCCGGTGATACAGCGGGCGGGGGAGTTCTACGTCAGCCGCGATGATCTCCAGCAGGCCGGGCTTCCTGGCGAAAACCTTCCGCAGGGCGAGGTGAATGTCTCGCGCTTACCACAGGTCACCACGCAGTATGACAGCAGCGGGCAGCGCCTGCTGCTGAGCGTACCGCAGGACTGGCTACCCGAACGCGCCACGTCATTTGGCGGCGAAGCCACAGTAAACGAGGCGCGCAACGGCCGCGGGGCGCTGCTCAATTACGACTTCTACAGCAGTCACTCGCAAAACGGCGACAGCCAGGCCTCCATCTGGCACGAGTTGCGCGTTTTTAACGATGTGGGGTCGCTCTCATCAACGGGCTACGTGCGGCAAAATCTCACCGGGGATGACAATCAGCAGGACGGATACGTGCGCTACGATACCGTGTTCACCGCAACCCATGAGGCAGATGCCACGCAATGGCGGGTGGGCGATGTGATAAGCGACGCCCTGAGCTGGAGTAACAGCGTGCGGGTAGGCGGCGTGTCGTGGGGGCGCGACTTCTCGTTGCGCCCGGATCTGGTGACCTGGCCTTTGCCGGAATTCTCCGGTGAAGCGGCGGTGCCCACGGCGGTGGATCTGTTCATCAACGGTTACCGGGCCGGTTCAACAGAGCTTCAGCCGGGGCCGTTTACCCTCACCAATCTGCCCTACATTAATGGTGCCGGTGATGCGGTGCTGGTGACCCGCGACGCCCTGGGCCGTCAGGTGAGCACGACGTTACCGTTTTATGTCGCCAGTAATCTGCTCAAAACAGGCGTCAGCGACGGCGCGGTTACCCTGGGCAGCCTGCGCCGCAATTACGGCGTCGACAATTTTGACTACGGTCCGACGGTCGGTAGCGCAAGCTACCGTTACGGGGTGAACGATTATCTGACGCTTGAAAGCCACGACGAGGGAGCGGAAGAACTGGCGCTGGGCGGCGTGGGATCGCTGGTCAAGCTGGGGCGACTTGGCGTGGTCAATGGTGCCTGGACGGAAAGCCGGATGCGCGGTAAAAGCGGCAATCAGATTAACTGGGGTTATCAGTACAGTACCGCCGAATTTAGCGTGGCCACCCAGCACTCCCGCCGTGAGCGCGGTTTTGGCAATCTGGCGCTGTACGATCAGTCCCCGCTGGTGGATAACGACAATCAGCCGCTGGCCTCGCTAAGCCAGCGCAGCGATCAGTACTCGCTGACGTTCAACATGGGGGCGTTTGGCAATATAGGCGCGGCGTGGATTGGGATCCGCAGTTTTGACTCGCAAAAAACAGAACTGCTGAATCTCTCCTGGAGCCGGAATCTGTGGGGAAGCAGCAGTCTTTATCTGTCTGCCAGTCGCGACAATCAACAGGGCGACTGGACGCTGGCGATGTCGGTGCAGATCCCGCTGGGCGAGCGGGACAGCGCGGCGGTGTCGATGGAGAAAACGCCGGATGCCGGTCAGACCCAGCGTATCAATTACAATCACTCAATGCCGACTGACGGCGGGTTTAGCTGGAATCTGGCATGGGCGCGCCAGTCTCAGGCGCGGGATTATCAGCAGGCGACGCTGGGCTGGCGTAATCGAAATATCGAATTACAGGGCGGAGCCTACGGCGAAAGCGACGCCATGACCTGGTGGGGCGAGGCGATGGGATCGCTGGTCCTCATGGAAAACCAACTGTTTGCCGCTAATAAAATCAACGATGCCTTTGTGCTGGTCAGCACCGACGGGCATCCTGATGTCCCGGTCAACTACGAAAATCAGCCGGTTGGTCACACCAACGATCGGGGCTATTTACTGATAAGCGGCGTCTCCGCCTACTACCCGGCGAGTTACAGCATTAACACGCTCAATCTGCCTGCCGATACCCGCCTGAAGGAGACCGAACGTAAAGTGGCGCTGCGTCGTCAGAGTGGATTCCTGGTCGATTTCCCGATGGAGCAGGAGCGGGTAGCAAGCGTCATTTTGCATGATGAAAACGGACATGCGCTGCCGGTGGCAAGCCAGGTCATGCGCGATCATAAATCACCTGCCGTGGTTGGCTACGATGGGATCGTCTGGCTGGAGAATCTCGACGAGGTGAATCCACTGCGGGTTGTCACGCCAGAGGGAAAGCGCTGCGAAACCCACTTTACGCTGACGGCCAATCCTGAACATAAGCTCCAGACCTACGGGCCGCTGGTCTGCCGTCAGAGGGCCGGATGA
- a CDS encoding molecular chaperone — protein MHMRASLGLLFGLTAALVSAGANSAATILLWPIDPWLAADTNATELWIQNQGDAPTTMQVRIVRWRQDEGFERYQPQQDVVASPPIVRIEKGSKQLIRLIKQSAVPTGVEQAYRIIVDEIPQPDSGDKPQMGLKVQMRYSLPLFVYGQGIQTWAQGEHHARVDTAKLRWRVVRADGQPQLEVRNDNNVHVRLSKVMLRQGGAQHTMAQGLLGYVLPGSTRRWPLPAGASHPDNVSAAINAQGGKWLSGPAH, from the coding sequence ATGCACATGCGAGCGTCTTTGGGACTGCTGTTTGGCCTCACGGCAGCGCTGGTTTCAGCCGGAGCAAACAGTGCCGCAACTATCCTGCTGTGGCCGATCGATCCCTGGCTGGCAGCGGATACCAACGCCACCGAATTGTGGATCCAGAATCAGGGCGATGCCCCAACGACGATGCAGGTGCGAATTGTTCGCTGGCGGCAGGATGAGGGTTTTGAACGCTACCAGCCACAGCAGGATGTGGTCGCCAGCCCGCCGATTGTCCGTATCGAAAAGGGCAGTAAACAGCTGATTCGACTGATTAAACAGTCAGCCGTTCCCACCGGCGTTGAGCAGGCTTACCGTATTATCGTTGATGAGATCCCGCAACCCGACAGCGGCGATAAACCACAAATGGGGCTGAAGGTGCAAATGCGCTATTCGCTGCCGCTGTTTGTCTACGGCCAGGGAATTCAGACCTGGGCGCAGGGGGAACACCATGCACGGGTAGATACCGCGAAATTGCGCTGGCGGGTGGTGCGCGCCGACGGACAGCCGCAACTGGAAGTGCGTAATGACAACAATGTGCACGTCCGGTTAAGCAAAGTGATGTTGCGTCAGGGCGGCGCGCAGCACACGATGGCACAAGGCCTACTGGGCTATGTCCTGCCAGGCAGCACGCGCCGCTGGCCGCTTCCCGCCGGGGCCAGCCATCCGGACAACGTAAGTGCTGCAATCAACGCACAGGGTGGCAAATGGTTGTCTGGTCCCGCCCACTAA
- a CDS encoding spore coat U domain-containing protein — MFGLAAVPVMAVTTQSFQLNATITPGCSVTTGSGAALGTLNFGTYSGVENRQVSAQFVPNAALALACTPGVALSMTIDSGRNYTSVRNMQRSGGTERVAYRLYSSSSLAANSEIGVNQPVSVVYTDSNNIALPLFGAATLTGFSPAGNYSDQLTVTLSW; from the coding sequence ATGTTCGGTCTGGCTGCGGTGCCGGTCATGGCCGTCACTACGCAGTCCTTTCAACTGAACGCCACCATCACGCCGGGCTGCTCGGTGACCACCGGCAGCGGCGCGGCGCTGGGAACCCTGAACTTCGGCACCTATAGCGGCGTAGAAAACCGACAGGTGAGCGCGCAATTTGTCCCCAATGCCGCTCTGGCGCTGGCCTGCACGCCGGGCGTGGCGCTGAGCATGACGATTGACAGCGGGCGCAACTATACCTCGGTGCGCAATATGCAACGCTCAGGGGGAACGGAGCGGGTGGCCTATCGACTCTACAGTTCGTCATCGCTGGCGGCGAACAGTGAAATTGGCGTGAATCAGCCGGTCTCCGTCGTCTACACCGACAGCAATAATATCGCGTTACCGCTGTTTGGTGCGGCAACGCTGACGGGGTTTAGCCCCGCAGGTAACTATTCAGATCAGCTTACGGTGACTCTGTCATGGTAG
- a CDS encoding spore coat U domain-containing protein, giving the protein MNRLSRFLGMAGIFLLPLPSAIAVTSSGTVGATLTLTNGCLINGSPSQNGINFGTLDFGTHPATFSELTTQLTGAAGGNSFGIQCTTTDYTVQITGNTNSSAPGTVVGTPGTPARYLVNAANTTQGVAYSLYSDSGFNNVVSNNTPIPKASTTAGVDNYTLYGRIQGGGNSVTVVPGTYTDTINVSVIY; this is encoded by the coding sequence ATGAACAGATTATCCCGGTTCCTGGGTATGGCTGGCATTTTCCTTCTGCCACTGCCTTCGGCAATAGCGGTGACCAGCAGCGGGACGGTCGGGGCGACGTTGACCTTAACCAACGGTTGCCTGATCAATGGTTCTCCCAGCCAGAACGGCATTAACTTTGGTACGCTGGATTTCGGCACCCATCCTGCCACGTTTTCGGAACTCACCACACAGTTGACGGGGGCCGCGGGCGGAAACAGTTTCGGTATTCAGTGCACCACCACGGACTACACCGTGCAAATCACCGGTAATACCAACTCGTCAGCGCCCGGCACGGTTGTTGGCACGCCGGGAACGCCAGCCCGTTACCTCGTCAATGCCGCCAATACCACCCAGGGCGTGGCCTACAGCCTCTATAGCGACAGCGGCTTTAACAACGTTGTCAGCAATAACACCCCAATACCGAAAGCCTCAACGACGGCCGGGGTCGACAACTACACATTGTATGGCCGGATCCAGGGCGGCGGAAATAGCGTCACCGTGGTGCCGGGTACCTACACCGATACGATTAACGTCAGCGTCATCTACTGA
- a CDS encoding dicarboxylate/amino acid:cation symporter has translation MANANKLTIFIVIFMLAGIVSGAVIHSYTSESVIAAWSDNITLLTDIFLRLIKMVIAPLVFSTLTVGIMRLGETSTIGRVGGKAMIWFISSSILSILVGLFIVTLEQPGSGLNLAIPKEAVDTGLAVGGMSLKGFLSHTIPTSIAGAMANNEILQIVVFSMFFGIGGASLGEKFNAPLVAALDVVSHIMLKVTGYVMYVAPLAIFAAISSVIATEGLGILLNYASFIGGYYVAILMTCLVLLAVGYLVLKKEVFQLVSMLKDPVLVAFTTSSSEAAYPKTLEQLTQFGCSRNIVSFVLPIGYSFNLVGSMVYCSFASMFIAQAYNIHLSFAEISVLMLTLMLASKGIAGVPRSALVVLAATIPSFNIPVAGILLLMGIDHFLDMGRSAINVLGNGIATAMLAQNEGLLEERKEEASQQVEA, from the coding sequence GTGGCAAATGCAAATAAGCTCACGATATTTATCGTGATTTTCATGCTGGCAGGTATTGTGTCAGGTGCGGTTATTCACTCGTATACCTCCGAAAGCGTTATTGCCGCCTGGTCGGATAACATCACCCTTCTCACCGACATCTTCTTACGTCTGATTAAAATGGTTATCGCCCCGCTGGTGTTCAGCACCCTGACCGTGGGCATTATGCGTCTTGGCGAGACGTCCACCATCGGGCGTGTGGGCGGCAAAGCGATGATCTGGTTCATTAGCTCCTCCATCCTCTCCATTCTGGTGGGGTTGTTTATTGTTACCCTGGAACAACCCGGCAGCGGACTCAATCTGGCTATCCCGAAAGAAGCGGTGGATACCGGCCTCGCCGTCGGCGGGATGAGCCTGAAAGGCTTCCTGTCGCATACCATTCCCACCAGCATTGCCGGCGCGATGGCCAATAACGAAATTTTGCAGATCGTGGTGTTCTCGATGTTCTTCGGGATTGGCGGCGCGTCGCTGGGCGAAAAATTCAATGCCCCACTGGTAGCCGCGCTGGACGTGGTTTCCCACATTATGCTGAAAGTGACCGGCTACGTAATGTACGTTGCGCCGCTGGCGATTTTTGCCGCCATCTCCTCGGTGATTGCCACCGAAGGGTTAGGCATTTTGCTCAATTATGCCTCGTTCATTGGCGGCTATTACGTTGCTATTCTGATGACCTGTCTGGTATTGCTGGCGGTGGGGTATCTGGTACTGAAAAAAGAGGTGTTTCAGCTGGTCAGTATGCTCAAGGATCCGGTACTGGTGGCTTTTACCACCAGCAGTTCTGAAGCGGCCTATCCGAAAACGCTGGAACAACTGACTCAGTTTGGCTGCTCGCGCAACATCGTCTCTTTCGTGCTGCCCATTGGCTACTCCTTCAACCTGGTCGGTTCAATGGTCTACTGCTCTTTTGCCTCAATGTTTATCGCCCAGGCCTACAATATCCACCTGTCGTTTGCCGAGATTAGCGTCCTGATGCTCACGCTGATGCTGGCGTCAAAAGGGATTGCCGGCGTTCCGCGCTCTGCGCTGGTCGTGCTGGCGGCAACCATTCCGAGCTTCAACATTCCGGTCGCCGGGATTTTATTGCTGATGGGCATCGACCATTTTCTCGACATGGGTCGTTCCGCGATTAACGTGTTAGGCAACGGCATTGCCACGGCGATGCTGGCACAAAATGAAGGTTTGCTGGAAGAGCGTAAAGAAGAAGCATCGCAGCAGGTCGAAGCATAA
- the cheW gene encoding chemotaxis protein CheW, with protein MTGMTNVSKLAGEPSGQEFLVFTLGEEEYGIDILKVQEIRGYDQVTRIANTPSFIKGVTNLRGVIVPIVDLRVKFCQGDVDYNENTVVIVLNLGQRVVGIVVDGVSDVLSLTAEQIRPAPEFAVTLSTEYLTGLGALGDRMLILVNIEKLLNSDEMALLDMAASHVA; from the coding sequence ATGACCGGTATGACTAATGTAAGCAAACTGGCCGGCGAGCCGTCAGGTCAGGAATTCCTGGTGTTTACGCTGGGAGAGGAAGAGTACGGCATCGACATCCTGAAAGTGCAGGAGATCCGTGGTTACGATCAGGTGACGCGCATTGCCAACACGCCTTCCTTTATCAAAGGGGTAACGAACCTGCGTGGTGTGATTGTGCCGATTGTCGATCTGCGCGTGAAGTTCTGCCAGGGCGATGTCGACTACAACGAGAACACCGTGGTGATTGTGCTTAATCTGGGACAGCGCGTGGTGGGGATCGTGGTGGATGGCGTGTCTGATGTGCTGTCGCTGACCGCGGAGCAAATCCGCCCGGCACCGGAATTTGCCGTGACGCTGTCAACAGAATATCTGACCGGACTTGGCGCGCTGGGCGACCGGATGCTGATCCTGGTGAACATTGAGAAACTGTTGAACAGTGACGAAATGGCGCTGTTGGATATGGCCGCTTCTCACGTTGCATAA
- the cheA gene encoding chemotaxis protein CheA translates to MSMDISDFYQTFFDEADELLADMEQHLLDLVPEAPDSEQLNAIFRAAHSIKGGAGTFGFTVLQETTHLMENLLDEARRGEMQLNTAIINLFLETKDIMQEQLDAYKSSEEPDAASFEYICTALRQLALEAKGETAPTVVANARLSVVDNTTPEEVVTAQEEKLRIVLSRLKDTEVALLEEELGNLTTLSDVVKGADSLAATLDGDIAEDDIIAVLCFVIEADQIAFEKVATETAPVAQAEVADLAAVEQPVAAVPAVSAVAGDGQTGRAEREKPARVSESTSIRVAVEKVDQLINLVGELVITQSMLAQRSNELDPVNHGDLITSMGQLQRNARDLQESVMSIRMMPMEYVFSRFPRLVRDLAGKLGKQVELTLVGSSTELDKSLIERIIDPLTHLVRNSLDHGIELPEKRMESGKNVVGNLTLSAEHQGGNICIEVTDDGAGLNRERILAKAISQGMAVNENMTDDEVGMLIFAPGFSTAEQVTDVSGRGVGMDVVKRNIQEMGGHVEIQSKQGTGTTIRILLPLTLAILDGMSVRVAGEVFILPLNAVMESLQPRDDDLHPLAGGERVLEVRGEYLPLVELWKVFEVEGAKTEATQGIVVILQSGGRRYALLVDQLIGQHQVVVKNLESNYRKVPGISAATILGDGSVALIVDVSALQGLNREQRMAITAA, encoded by the coding sequence GTGAGCATGGATATAAGCGATTTTTATCAGACCTTTTTTGATGAAGCTGACGAGTTGTTGGCTGACATGGAGCAACATCTGCTCGATCTGGTGCCCGAAGCGCCGGATTCCGAGCAACTGAATGCCATATTTCGTGCAGCGCACTCCATCAAAGGGGGAGCTGGCACGTTCGGCTTTACCGTCTTGCAGGAAACCACCCATCTGATGGAGAACCTGCTGGATGAGGCGCGTCGCGGTGAGATGCAGCTCAATACCGCCATTATCAACCTGTTTTTGGAAACGAAAGATATTATGCAGGAACAGCTCGATGCCTATAAAAGTTCGGAAGAGCCGGACGCCGCCAGCTTCGAATACATCTGCACGGCATTACGCCAGTTAGCGCTGGAAGCGAAAGGCGAAACCGCGCCAACGGTGGTGGCGAATGCCCGACTGAGCGTGGTTGACAACACGACGCCCGAAGAGGTTGTTACAGCCCAGGAAGAGAAGTTGCGCATTGTCCTCTCACGTCTGAAGGACACTGAAGTGGCCCTGCTGGAAGAAGAACTGGGTAATCTGACCACCTTATCTGATGTGGTCAAAGGCGCAGACAGCCTTGCGGCAACGCTTGACGGCGACATTGCAGAGGACGACATCATTGCCGTGCTGTGCTTTGTGATTGAAGCCGATCAGATTGCCTTTGAGAAAGTGGCGACAGAAACGGCGCCTGTGGCGCAGGCGGAAGTGGCTGACCTGGCTGCCGTCGAACAACCTGTCGCCGCGGTTCCTGCGGTGAGCGCGGTGGCGGGTGACGGGCAAACCGGGCGCGCGGAGCGGGAAAAACCGGCGCGCGTCAGTGAATCCACCAGCATTCGTGTGGCGGTGGAGAAGGTCGACCAGCTTATCAACCTGGTCGGCGAACTGGTGATCACCCAGTCAATGCTGGCACAGCGTTCGAATGAACTCGACCCGGTGAATCACGGCGATCTCATCACCAGCATGGGTCAGTTACAACGTAACGCCCGCGATCTGCAGGAATCGGTGATGTCGATTCGTATGATGCCGATGGAGTATGTGTTCAGCCGCTTCCCGCGTCTGGTGCGCGATCTGGCGGGTAAACTCGGCAAGCAGGTCGAACTGACGCTGGTCGGCAGCTCCACAGAACTCGACAAGAGTCTGATTGAACGGATCATCGATCCGTTAACTCACCTGGTGCGTAACAGCCTTGACCACGGTATCGAACTGCCGGAAAAACGCATGGAATCCGGTAAGAATGTGGTGGGCAATCTGACTTTGTCGGCGGAGCATCAGGGCGGCAATATCTGCATCGAAGTGACCGATGACGGGGCCGGACTGAACCGCGAACGCATTCTGGCGAAGGCCATTTCCCAGGGAATGGCGGTCAATGAAAACATGACCGACGACGAAGTGGGGATGCTGATTTTTGCACCAGGCTTCTCGACCGCCGAGCAGGTGACTGACGTTTCCGGACGCGGCGTGGGCATGGACGTGGTGAAACGTAACATCCAGGAGATGGGCGGCCACGTTGAAATCCAGTCGAAACAGGGAACCGGCACCACCATCCGTATTTTGCTGCCGCTGACGCTGGCGATCCTCGACGGCATGTCCGTGCGCGTCGCCGGCGAAGTCTTTATTCTGCCGCTGAATGCGGTGATGGAATCCCTGCAGCCGCGCGATGATGATCTGCACCCGTTGGCCGGGGGCGAGCGCGTGCTGGAAGTGCGCGGCGAATATCTGCCGCTGGTCGAGCTGTGGAAAGTCTTTGAAGTGGAAGGGGCGAAAACCGAGGCCACCCAGGGCATTGTGGTGATCCTGCAAAGCGGCGGTCGCCGTTACGCCCTGCTGGTCGATCAGTTGATTGGTCAGCACCAGGTAGTGGTAAAAAACCTGGAGAGCAATTATCGCAAAGTGCCGGGTATCTCAGCCGCCACGATTCTGGGCGATGGCAGCGTCGCACTGATTGTGGATGTCTCCGCCCTGCAGGGTTTAAATCGCGAACAACGTATGGCGATCACCGCCGCCTGA
- the motB gene encoding flagellar motor protein MotB, whose product MKNRSHPIVVVKRRKHKGHGGGAHGSWKIAYADFMTAMMAFFLVMWLISISSPKELIQIAEYFRTPLATAVTGGNRISNSQSAIPGGGDDFTQQQGEVNKQPDIDELKKRMEQNRLSKLRGDLDQLIESDPKLRALRPHLKIDLVQEGLRIQIIDSQNRPMFKTGSAEVEPYMRDILRAIAPVLNGIPNRISLSGHTDDFPYASGEKGYSNWELSADRANASRRELVQGGLDDGKVLRVVGMAATMRMSDRGPDDAINRRISLLVLNKQSEQAILHENAESQNEPVSVLQQPEASPQVSVPTSPPANPR is encoded by the coding sequence ATGAAGAATCGGTCTCATCCTATCGTCGTCGTTAAACGACGCAAACATAAGGGACATGGCGGCGGCGCACACGGATCGTGGAAGATTGCTTACGCTGACTTTATGACCGCCATGATGGCCTTTTTTCTGGTGATGTGGCTCATTTCCATCTCCAGCCCTAAAGAACTGATTCAGATTGCCGAATACTTCCGTACTCCGCTGGCGACGGCGGTGACGGGAGGGAATCGAATTTCCAACAGTCAGAGTGCGATTCCCGGCGGTGGCGATGACTTTACCCAGCAACAGGGCGAAGTGAACAAGCAGCCAGACATCGATGAACTGAAAAAACGTATGGAACAAAATCGCCTGAGCAAACTGCGCGGCGACCTCGATCAGCTCATCGAATCGGATCCTAAGCTGCGGGCGCTGCGTCCGCACCTGAAGATTGATCTGGTGCAGGAAGGGCTTCGTATTCAGATTATTGACAGCCAGAATCGCCCGATGTTTAAGACCGGCAGCGCCGAGGTTGAGCCTTACATGCGCGACATCCTGCGGGCGATCGCGCCAGTACTCAATGGCATTCCGAACCGTATCAGCCTGTCCGGACATACCGACGATTTCCCTTACGCGAGCGGTGAAAAGGGCTACAGCAACTGGGAACTTTCAGCCGATCGCGCCAATGCGTCGCGGCGCGAGCTGGTGCAGGGCGGTCTGGATGACGGAAAAGTATTACGGGTGGTGGGCATGGCCGCCACGATGCGTATGAGCGATCGCGGTCCGGATGACGCCATCAACCGCCGAATCAGTCTGTTGGTGCTGAACAAACAGTCCGAGCAGGCCATTTTGCATGAAAACGCTGAAAGCCAGAACGAGCCGGTAAGTGTATTACAACAGCCTGAGGCCAGTCCGCAGGTAAGCGTTCCCACATCGCCACCAGCCAATCCGAGGTGA